From the Cerasicoccus sp. TK19100 genome, the window AGGTTGTAGAAAATCATATACAGGTCGTCATCACCTGCGGCAGCATGGGAGGCTGCGAGCTCGCACCAGACAAACGGGGAGCCCTGAGCCACAGTCATCTTCAGGTAGTTGCCGTCTGCCATTTCATCGTAATCCGTGCGGAAGTAGCGAACGGTGTCATAATTAGACAGCGCGGAATGGCCGCCCTCGTACACGATATCCGCATGCCAGTCGCCCATCTTGTCGGTGAGGATGCCCCACGGCGTCTGGTCCTTGGCGGGCGCGTCCGTTTGGAATAACGGAAAGGGAAAGGGCTGATATTCATCTGCGCTGACCTTGTTCCAAACGTCTTTTTTCAGCAGGTATTCACCATCGCCATTCACATCGGCTGGCGGCAGCACCGAGGGGACCATCACCAGCGTCTCCAGGGGGCGCACATACATGCGCAACCACGCCTCACGCCAGGCGTCGGGATAGTTGTCATTGTCCCCTTGATCGATACGGTTGCCGTATTGCACGAAGAACGGGTAATTCGGGGAAAGGTTCACACCACGAACGATCTTTTTCTCCGCCCAGTATTTGGCGTCTCCCGGGTAGTGCTGCATGGGCTGGGTTTCAAAACCAAAGCGTCCCGGTGCCCAGTTGTAGTTCAGGCGCAGCGGCTGCATGTAGAGCGGCTGCTGGTCCACGCGCACCTGCGTCCACGCACCGTCACGGACATGGTTGGGGTCCTTAAATTGCCACGCATAGTAGTCCCAGTCTTCCGAGAGCGGACCATCCCAATTGAAGGGGTAGCCGGCTGTGCGCTCGGGCGGCGGCTCACCATTGCCCCAGAGGAACCAGCCCATCCAGCTACGCTTGGAGGGGCGGAAGTTTTTTGCCTGAAAATCTTCGATCAGATTCGGGGTAAAGGCCACCTGCTCAGCGCCAATAACGCGCGGGTATTTGCTGGTGTCTTCAAAAGTGCCCTGATCATTGGTTACCTCCGGCATCTGCTGGTAAATGTAGGCAATGTCGATGTAGGGAATCTGGTCCCAGGTGTCTTTACCCACGTCCAGACCGACTTGCACCTTCGCGGCAAATTCCGGCGTGAAATCAATGAGGAATTCCAAACGGTAAAAACGCAGCGTCTCACTGAGGCTAATGGTTTGGTTGTAGCGAAGTGAGTTCGGATAATTCACATCTGGCGTTCCGCTGCCCTGCCGGGTCACTTCAAACCAGTTATTGGAATCCATCGTCTGCGAACGCTGCAGCGTAATCTGAGTACTCGCATCGAGCTCGCTGTTGATCAGGTATGAAAAGGTGCGCGAGTTTTCCGTTTCGATCAAATTCGGCCCGACCAGTTCGACTGAGTCGGAGGCCAGCGGGTCCGTGCCAAAGACGTACTCTAACGCATTGGGATAAGTGTCATTGTCGGGATTGCTGCTAGGCGAATCTTCACCCGTTGGTAGATTGTTGGCGATCGCCCATTCACTATAGGTGATCGCATTGAGGATCGGCGCAGCAGCGAAAGCAACGCCCATTAGCCCGAGGGCCAGCGGTGTTTTATTCATGACAAGAGAGTAGTAAGATCTGACCTGGATGGCGGATTAACGGTTTTGCAGGAACCGGATGGTAGAGCATATTGCAACGAATGTATTCCCTACAGGCAACGGATTTACACAATATAGCCTGTTTATATCAATACAATAGACCCAAAACCCCACCCGTCAGTGGAGAAACATAACCTTCCAAAAAGATCAGAAATATTTTGCGCACTTAATCTGCGGTTAATGTTGGGTGTGCTATAACTAACGCACTATTCGAACTATGGCGAAGATCAGCCTCATGCTTTTAGCGACGCAGTCCGGCTGATCCTTGTTTTAATAGAATAGCTAGCAGTAGTAGGAAACACATGTCCGTAATAGCGTGACAAGCGCGCCCCTTTAACCGGGGGCGCGTTACTTTTTTCAGATGGTGCGGGGGTTGCTTTTACGACGAACTAAACTGGTGCTTGCGTGAAGACGACCATCCCACTAATCGCCTATAGATGCTGCGGGCATCTCCCTCCTTCGCCCACTCGCAACTACATGTGGAAAATCATTAAAAATCTCTGGCTCGGCTGCGCTTTGATTGCCGCGGCGTCAGCGCTGTTGCTCTACTCGGACCTCGACTCCCGCGAATCGGAGGACGACGACGCTCACGCCGCAATCAAGCGCATCGCCATCCTCCAGCACGCCTCGCAGGCAGTCCTTGATGACGGCCGCGAGGGCATGCTCGCCGGGTTACGCGCCCGTGGCTGGATACAGGGCGAAAACCTGGAGGTAAAGCTCTTCAACGCCCAGGGCGACATGCCCACCGCCCACACAATGGCGGCCGCCATGACCAGCGGCAACTACGACCTGCTGATGTCTATCAGCACACCATCGCTGCAAGCCGTGGCCAATGCCAACACCAACGGCCGGACCAAACATGTCTTTGGCCTCGTCACCGACCCTTCGGCGGTCGGCGTGGGCATCAGCGCGGACAACCCACTCGATCACCCACCTTACATGGCCGGCTACGGCACGATGCAGCCAGTGGAGCGCGCCTTCGAAATTGCCCGCCAGTTGAACCCGAAACTCAAGACCGTAGGCGTCGTTTACAACTCCTCGGAGGCCAACGCAGTCAAACAAATCGAAGTTGCCCGCGTCGTTTGCGCAAACATGGGCATCAAGCTGGAGGAAGCCATGGCGGAAAATTCCACCGGCGTGGGCGAAGCCGCCGCCGCGCTCTGCGCGCGAAAGGTGCAGGCCATTTTCGTGCCGGGTGACGTCACCGTCATCGTGGCCTTGGACGCGCTCATCAGCGCCGCCAACGATAACCATATCCCCGTATTCACCGTCATCCCGCCAAACATCGAGCGCGGTGCCTTGTTCGACATTGGCGCGGATTACCGCTCCGTCGGTCACCAAACCGGGCTCCTCGCGGCCGACATTTTAAACGGCAAAAAACCGGCCGATGTCCCGATTGAAAATTACATGCCCGAGACGCTGCTCATCAACGAGCCCGCGCTCAAGGGCGTTAAAGGTAGTTGGTCCATCCCTGCCAAGCTCAAGGAAAGCGCGCAGGTTTACATCGACGCCCAGGGCAAGCGCACCGAGCGCAAATCTGCCACCCCCGAAAACCTCCAAGCCGAGCCCGGCAAGCAATACAAGATCGCCTTTGCCTACTACGCGCCCGAGGAGAGCTGGGAGCGTTGCCAGCAGGGCCTCATCGACGGCATGGCCAAGCTAGGCTTCGTGGAGGGCAAGAACCTGACCATTACGCGCAGTCACGCGCAGGCGGAAATGATCAACATCCGCCCCATGCTGCAAAACTTTGACAGCACCGATGTGGATGTGATCGTCACCTTCACCACGCCCGTTCTCCAGGCCGCAACGACCGCCGTGGAAAAGCACCCCGTGGTCTTCACCTACGTCACCGATCCCATCGCCGCCGGTGCCGGCAAAAGCTTCACCGACCACAACCCCAACCTGACCGGTGTCGGCTCCATGCCCCCGCTCAAAGACACGGTCAAGCTGACCCAACTCTTGCTGCCCAATGCGAAGCGCATCGGGACGCTTTACAACAGCGGCGAGGCGAACTCCGTGAAGGAAGTCACCACTTTAAAGGAGCTGCTGGCCGAGAAAAACATCGAGCTGATCGGCGTCACCGCGGGCAATAGCAATGAGGTCATTCAGGCGGTGCAAGCACTCGTCGGCCGCGATCTCGACGCGGTTTACATCCCCGGTGACAACACCGTTTACCAGGCCTTCGCGC encodes:
- a CDS encoding ABC transporter substrate-binding protein — translated: MWKIIKNLWLGCALIAAASALLLYSDLDSRESEDDDAHAAIKRIAILQHASQAVLDDGREGMLAGLRARGWIQGENLEVKLFNAQGDMPTAHTMAAAMTSGNYDLLMSISTPSLQAVANANTNGRTKHVFGLVTDPSAVGVGISADNPLDHPPYMAGYGTMQPVERAFEIARQLNPKLKTVGVVYNSSEANAVKQIEVARVVCANMGIKLEEAMAENSTGVGEAAAALCARKVQAIFVPGDVTVIVALDALISAANDNHIPVFTVIPPNIERGALFDIGADYRSVGHQTGLLAADILNGKKPADVPIENYMPETLLINEPALKGVKGSWSIPAKLKESAQVYIDAQGKRTERKSATPENLQAEPGKQYKIAFAYYAPEESWERCQQGLIDGMAKLGFVEGKNLTITRSHAQAEMINIRPMLQNFDSTDVDVIVTFTTPVLQAATTAVEKHPVVFTYVTDPIAAGAGKSFTDHNPNLTGVGSMPPLKDTVKLTQLLLPNAKRIGTLYNSGEANSVKEVTTLKELLAEKNIELIGVTAGNSNEVIQAVQALVGRDLDAVYIPGDNTVYQAFAPVAEIIAEADLPLINSDPSAEGPVLSVGPGYYFSGAGAAPLLARVLLGEDPANIPMENVSVNNAKFNAAVAQRLGIPVSEKFKQAIGTAQAEMKAAQNDGFQNPNPSGKKWKITIISYVESPPFEEAYEGILLAMEQSNLQEGKDYEITFKSAQGDISALNGIVDNALTERADMIVALSTPGLQTAMRKTQKTPIVFGIVADPISAGAGKSNTDHQANVTGVSVALPSKEMLDILQKYFPQYKRIGTLFCPNEANSENSKKIFEAECKARGIVLETVAVNSSAELADAALALMSKSIDAVVQIPDNLSSAGFTAISAAAEKTQTPLLSMNSVTVDMGAAYAIGRDYYEAGFETGQTMLQVIAGEDTAKIPFRVSPQILTAASQKNAEELGMILPPALLQSAEKVKD